CTCGCCGTCCGCGGTGCGCGGCAGCTCCGCCCAGCCCACCACCTGGCCCGCGTTGTTGATGTCGGTGCCGCCGCTGAAGAACCCGCCCAGGGTGCCCAGGTCTTCCATGCCCCCCGACGGCCTCCAGCGGAACGCGTGGTAGGCGGCCCAGCCGAACTCCGTCAGTTCCGCCAGCTGCGAATGGCCGGTGACCAGCCCGGCGCGGTTGATGGCGCGCGCCTCGCTGGCGCGGCCCGGCGCGTTGCCGAACGTGCCCAGGTCCTGCATGCCCCCCGCGGGCGTGTGCAGGAACGCGTGGTTCCGGCCGCCGCCCACGTCCGAGGCGCCCACCACGTACCCGGCGTCGTTCATGTCGTACGGGTGGCTGGAGCCTCCGCCCAGGGTGCCCAGGTAGCCGACGTTTCCACCGCTCACGTAGAAGCTGGGGGCGGCCGCGGCCTCCGGTGTGGCCGCCACGGGCGACTCGTCGCTGCACGAAGCAAGGAACAGCGCGGCAAAGGCCAGGAGCGGCACCGCGCGCTGCAGGCGCGGCGAACGCGGGAGGGCGGTCGGCATCAGGATGGTCTCCGGAAGCGGTGGAGCGGAGGAGGACTTCAAAACTAACGGAGGCTGCGAACTTCCGCAACTCGTTGCACTGCTGCAAGATACCTGGAGAATGAACGGTCCGCCGCCGATGGTTTCGGGCCGTCGCGCCCGGGCCCGAACGCGCCGCGGGGCGCATCCGGAACCCGGATGCGCCCCGCGGCGCCATCATGATACGGCCGAACCTTAGCGGGCGACGCGGCGCTCGCGGATGCGGGCCGCCTTGCCGCGCAGGTTGCGCAGGTAGTACAGCTTGGCGCGGCGCACGCGTCCGAAGCGAACGACTTCCAGGCTGCCGATCATGGGCGAATGCAGCGGGAACGTGCGCTCCACGCCGACGCCGCCCGAGATCTTGCGGACCTTGAAGGTTTCCTGGATGCCGCCGTGCTTGCGCGCGATGCAGACGCCCTCGAACGCCTGGATGCGCTCCTTTTCACCCTCGCGCACGCGCACGTTCACCTTCAGCGTGTCGCCCGGACGGAACTGGGGGATGTCCGAGCGAAGATATTCCTTCTGGGTCTCGATGAACGGATGCATGGGTCCTCGGTCTTTCTCTGAATAAGTGGAGAGGTTGGGCCGTCCGGAACGGGTCCGGCCATCGTACCCAACATCAACTGTGATCCGGGGCCTCCCAGAGGTCCGGACGCCGCTCGCGCGTCAGGGTTTCGCCCTGCTCGCGCCGCCAGGCGGCGATTCTGGCATGGTCGCCCGAAAGAAGGATCTCGGGCACCTTCAGCCCGCGATACTCCGCGGGCCGCGTATACGAAGGCGCGCTGAGCGAGCCGTCGTAGTGGCTGTCGGTCGACGCCGACTCGTGGTCGGAGATGGCGCCCGGCAGCAGCCTCACCACCGCGTCGATCACGGCCAGGGCCGGGATCTCGCCGCCAGACACGATGAAGTCTCCCAGCGACACCTCTTCGGTGGCCAGGTGCTCGGCCACGCGATGGTCCACGTCCTTGTAGTGCCCGCAGAGAAGGGTGATCTCGTCCGCGAGCGAAAGCCGAACCGCGTCCTCGTGGCCAAAGCGCCTGCCCCGCGCCGACATCAGCAGGATGGGGCCTTGCGGCCTGTCCCGCCCCTCGGGCGCCAGCGACTCCACCGCCTCCCAGAACGGCTCGGGCTTCATCACCATCCCCGCGCCGCCGCCGTAGGGCAGGTCGTCCACCGTCTGGTGGCGGTCGTGGGTAAAGTCCCGCAGCTGCACCAGGTTGTAGCTCACCAGCCCCGCCGCCGCCGCCCGGGACGGAATGCTCAGCCCCAGCGGCCCCCGGAAGAAGTCGGGGAAGAGCGTGACCACGTTCACGCGCATCACAGCTCCAGCAGCCCCACGGGCAGGTCCAGCTCCAGCACGCCCTCGGCGGGGTCGATCCGGCGGATCATCTCCCGCACGAAGGGGATCAGCAGCTCGTCGCGCCCCTCGCGGGCCACGCTCAGGAGCGGCCCCGAGGGAGCATCGTACAATTCCCTCACCGTGCCCACCTCGCCCTCGGCCTCGGTGATCACCTTCAGGCCCAGGACCTGGTGATAGAACACCTCGCCCTCCTCCGGCGGCGCGGCGTCGGTGCGGGCGATCAGCAGCGACCGGCCGCGCAGCTCGTCCTGCGCCGGCGACCGTCCCGCGTGCTCCCGCGCCTTCACCAGCATGCCGCCCTTGAAGGGGCGGGCCCGCTCGATGGTCAGGCGGTCGTCGGACGGCCTGCCCCGCGCGTCGCCGACGATCAGGACGCGCCCCGCCGCGAAGGCCGCGTCGGGACGGTCCGTCTCCAGCCGGACGAACAGCTCGCCCTTGATGCCGTGCGGCTTCTGAACCGACCCGACGATCAGGAACTCGGGCTCGTCGCCGGCCATGTCAGCGCCGGCGGTCAGCCCTGGTTCTCGTCCGCCGCGGGCTCGGTGGCCTCGGCGTCCGTGGCAACCGGCGTCTCGGCGGCCGAGGCGTCGGGCGTGCCCGGGTCGGTCGCGGTGGCGGTCGGCTCGGTAGCCTCGGCCTCCACGGCCACAGTGCCGGCCTCATCGCCCGAAGCCGCCGGAGCGGCCGAGGACGGGTCCTGGTTGTCGTCGCCGCCACCCGAAACGCGGTCGCTCACCGCCGAAACCGCGGACGAAGCCGCGTCCGAAACGGCCGCGCCGGCCGAAGCCGCAGCGCCCGAAACCGCCGCGCCAGCCGAAGCCGCCGCGCCAGCTACGGCCGAGGCAGCCGAAGCCACCGCGCCCGCCACGACCGAAGCCGCGCCGGAAACCGACTTGCCGGCCTTCTTGGCCGCGCCGGTCACCACCTCGGCGGCCTGCTCGACCACGTTGGGGGCGGGCTCGAACACGCCGGCCTTCTTGAGCAGCGACTGCACGGTGTCGGTGGGCTGCGCGCCCTTTGCGATCCAGGCGAGCGCCTTTTCGCGGTCGACCACGAGGGTCGCGGGCTCGGTGGTCGGGTTGTAGTGGCCGACCCGGGCAACGAAACGGCCGTCGCGGGCGGTGCTGCTCTCGGCGACGACGATGCGGTAGTGCGGGGCCTTCTTACGGCCCATGCGACGAAGACGGATCTTGAGCGCCATGGTTCTCCCTCGTGGGGTGGGTGGCGTCCAGGCGGGCGGCGTCTGCCCAGGCCGGACGATCGAAAAACCAGTGCGAGAGTGCGAAGGTGCGAGAGTGCGAAAGTTGTTCACTCTCGCACTTTCGCACTCAGCACTTTCGCACTTTCACGCCCTCGGCATGCCGCCGAACGGCAGCCTGGGCATTCCTCCGCCCTTGGGCATCATGCCCTGCAGGCCCTTCATCTGCTTCATGAACTTCTGCATCTCCTTGAACTGCTCCAGGAGACGGTTGATCTCGCTTACCGGGCGGCCGCAGCCGCGCGAGATGCGGAGGCGGCGCGAGCCGGTCAGCATCTCGGGGCGCTTGCGTTCCTGCTTGGTCATCGAGGTGATGATGGCCTCGATGTGCTTCATCCGCTGCGGATCGACCTTGACGTTCTTCAGCATCTTGCTGTTCACGCCCGGCAGCAGCTTCAGAAAGTTCTCCAGCGGACCCAGGTTCTGGAACTGCCGGAGCGCCATCAGGAAGTCGTCCAGGTCGAAGCGCCCGGCGCCCATCACCTTGCGCTCCAGCTTGGCCGCTTCGTCGGCGTCGAAGGCCTTCTGCGCCTTTTCCACCAGCGCGACCACGTCGCCCTGCTGAAGGATGCGCCCGGCCATCCGCTCGGGGTGGAACTCCTCGAGCCCGTCCAGCTTTTCGCCGACACCCAGGAACTTGATGGGCTTGCCGGTGACCCCGAAGATGGAAAGGGCCGCGCCGCCGCGGGCGTCGCCGTCCATCTTGGTCAGCACCACGCCGGTCACGTCCAGCGCCTCGTCGAAGCCCTTGGCGACGTTCACCGACTCCTGGCCGATCATGCCGTCGGCCACGAACAGGATCTCGGCGGGCTTCAGCTCGGCCTTCAGGCGGCGAAGCTCGTCCATCAGCTGCTCGTCGATCTGCAGCCGGCCGGCGGTGTCGAAGATCACCACGCGGTCGCGCTCGCTCCGGGCCAGCTCCAGCGCGCGGCGGGCGATCCCCACCACGTCCTGCGAGCCCGGCTCGGCGTACACCGGCACGCCCACCTGCTCGCCCAGCGTCTGCAGCTGCTCGACCGCGGCGGGGCGGTACACGTCGCACGCCACCAGCCGCGTCTGGCGCATCTCGCGCTTCATCTTGCGCGCGATCTTGCCGGCCGTGGTCGTTTTTCCGGAGCCCTGCAGCCCCACCATCATGATGACGGTGGGCGGAATGGGCGACAGGGCCAGCGAGGCCTTCTTGTCGCCCAGCATGGACGTCAGCTCCTCGTGAACGATCTTCACGAGCTGCTGGCCGGGAGAAACGGACTTCAGAACCCGCTCGCCGAGCGCCTTCACCTCCACGCGCTTCATGAAGTCGCGCGTGACCTGGAAGTTCACGTCGGCCTCCAGCAGCACGCGCCGGATCTCGCGAAGCCCCTCGCGGATCATGGGCTCGGTAAGAACCCCGCGCTGCCGCAGGCCCGAGAGTACGCCTTCGAGCTTGTCGCTGAGCTGGTCGAACACGCTATCGCCGCCGTTCGGATAAGCCGAATTCCCGCCTGCGCCGGTGCCCCGGGCAGGCGGGAGATGCAGAGCCCACCAAGATACACCCGCCCGCCCTTTTTGCCAACCCTGCCCCGGTTCGCAGGTCGTACACCGAACAACCCGTCATCCCCACCCGCCACCGCCCGCACGCCCCTGTCCACCTGTGGCGGGTTCTGCCCTGTAGCGCAAGCACACAGCAGGAGATAGCGTCACTTTACC
The Longimicrobium sp. DNA segment above includes these coding regions:
- the rplS gene encoding 50S ribosomal protein L19 encodes the protein MHPFIETQKEYLRSDIPQFRPGDTLKVNVRVREGEKERIQAFEGVCIARKHGGIQETFKVRKISGGVGVERTFPLHSPMIGSLEVVRFGRVRRAKLYYLRNLRGKAARIRERRVAR
- the trmD gene encoding tRNA (guanosine(37)-N1)-methyltransferase TrmD, which gives rise to MRVNVVTLFPDFFRGPLGLSIPSRAAAAGLVSYNLVQLRDFTHDRHQTVDDLPYGGGAGMVMKPEPFWEAVESLAPEGRDRPQGPILLMSARGRRFGHEDAVRLSLADEITLLCGHYKDVDHRVAEHLATEEVSLGDFIVSGGEIPALAVIDAVVRLLPGAISDHESASTDSHYDGSLSAPSYTRPAEYRGLKVPEILLSGDHARIAAWRREQGETLTRERRPDLWEAPDHS
- the rimM gene encoding ribosome maturation factor RimM (Essential for efficient processing of 16S rRNA), yielding MAGDEPEFLIVGSVQKPHGIKGELFVRLETDRPDAAFAAGRVLIVGDARGRPSDDRLTIERARPFKGGMLVKAREHAGRSPAQDELRGRSLLIARTDAAPPEEGEVFYHQVLGLKVITEAEGEVGTVRELYDAPSGPLLSVAREGRDELLIPFVREMIRRIDPAEGVLELDLPVGLLEL
- the rpsP gene encoding 30S ribosomal protein S16 — its product is MALKIRLRRMGRKKAPHYRIVVAESSTARDGRFVARVGHYNPTTEPATLVVDREKALAWIAKGAQPTDTVQSLLKKAGVFEPAPNVVEQAAEVVTGAAKKAGKSVSGAASVVAGAVASAASAVAGAAASAGAAVSGAAASAGAAVSDAASSAVSAVSDRVSGGGDDNQDPSSAAPAASGDEAGTVAVEAEATEPTATATDPGTPDASAAETPVATDAEATEPAADENQG
- the ffh gene encoding signal recognition particle protein, whose amino-acid sequence is MFDQLSDKLEGVLSGLRQRGVLTEPMIREGLREIRRVLLEADVNFQVTRDFMKRVEVKALGERVLKSVSPGQQLVKIVHEELTSMLGDKKASLALSPIPPTVIMMVGLQGSGKTTTAGKIARKMKREMRQTRLVACDVYRPAAVEQLQTLGEQVGVPVYAEPGSQDVVGIARRALELARSERDRVVIFDTAGRLQIDEQLMDELRRLKAELKPAEILFVADGMIGQESVNVAKGFDEALDVTGVVLTKMDGDARGGAALSIFGVTGKPIKFLGVGEKLDGLEEFHPERMAGRILQQGDVVALVEKAQKAFDADEAAKLERKVMGAGRFDLDDFLMALRQFQNLGPLENFLKLLPGVNSKMLKNVKVDPQRMKHIEAIITSMTKQERKRPEMLTGSRRLRISRGCGRPVSEINRLLEQFKEMQKFMKQMKGLQGMMPKGGGMPRLPFGGMPRA